In the Arthrobacter sp. CDRTa11 genome, ACGTCCCCCAAAAAATGGCTGCCGAACCGCAAGCGCAGCCACAACCCGATGCCGGAGTGGAATATATGTCCTGCGACTGGTGTTAATGGGAGCGTGCCTACTCCCCATGGATCAGCTTCTTCCCCCGCGGCCAGCGCACCCGTCCAAAATCCAGGAACTGGCCCGGGAAAGCCTGCCACATCCGTAACACCCGGCCTCAAGGCGGTGGACAAGGAGACGACGGCGGGAGTCCTGTACGGCATCGCCGCTTATGGAGCATGGGGGCTGCTCCCGCTGTACTTCCTTGCGCTGATGCCCGCCAACGCCGTCGAGATCGTGGCCAACCGCGTCGTGTGGTCGTTGCTGTTCTGTGTGCTCCTGATTACCGCTACGCGCTCCTGGGCGGCGCTCAGGGGAGCCTTCAGGGACCGGTCCGTCTTCGGCACGCTTGCCATCGCGGCCGCGCTCATTGCGGTGAACTGGCTGACCTATACCTACGGGGTGACCACGGGGCAGGCGGTTGAAGCCTCCCTGGGATACTTCATCAACCCTTTGGTGTCCGTCCTGCTCGGTGTGTTCGTCCTTAAGGAAAAGCTGCGCCCGCTCCAGTGGGCCGCCGTCGGGATCGGTTTTGTGGCGGTTGTGGTGCTGACCGTGTCCTACGGCAAGCTCCCCTGGATCGCGCTCACGCTGGCCGTGAGCTTTGGCCTCTATGGCTTTGTGAAGAAGCGGGTAGGTCCCCGCGTGGATGCGGTGACGAGCCTCAGCATTGAGACCATGGTCCTCGCTCCGCTCGCGGCCGCCACCATGGTTTTCCTGGCCGTCAGCGGCTCGGCCACTCTGACCAGCGAGGGCACCGGGCACTTCTGGCTCCTGGTTGCCTCCGGTGTTATTACCGCCGTACCGCTGCTGTTCTTTGGTGCGTCGGCCCGCCGGCTGCCCATGACCACCATCGGGCTGCTTCAGTACTTCGCCCCGGTCCTCCAGTTCGTCGTCGCCGTCGCGGTGTTCCAGGAAGCCATGACGGTGGACCGGTGGATCGGTTTTGGCGTGGTGTGGCTCGCGCTGCTGGTCCTCACGGTGGACATGCTGGGCGCAGCGCGGAAGAACTCAGTGGCCAGGAAACTGGCACACGCATAGGGCGGTTCTGCGGATGTTTGGTGGGCGTTTGGTTGGCGGCTGCCTTTAGCTACTCCTGGATTGCATCCAGCTTGGCCGACCAAAACCCGGGGAGGGTGTCGTACGGATTCGGTTCCGCGTCGTCGGTCACGTAAATCTGGTCCACGCCGAGCTGCCGGGCGCGGTCCACTATGTCAGCGAGCCTGTCCTGGGGAGCACCGATGACGATGTGCCACAGTTCGCCGCGCGTCTCCGTGCTGAGCCAGTCCGGGGGGTCGCGGCCGTTGAAGTAGGCGTCCACCGGATCCTCGAACGTGACAATGGCATCGGCAAACTCAAAGTAGCCAGGGTCAGGGGGCAAGCCTGGGTTAAGCACCACGATGCCCCCGGCGTCGTGCACGGTCGCGGCGTAGTCGGCATAGGTGTCCATATCTGCCGCACGCGTCGTCACTTCGTCAAGGAAAACGTTGTCAACGTCGTACCAGTCCCGCCAATGCTCGATGTCCTCGGTCACCACGTCCGGATCCCTGTCGCCGTAGCCGGTCTCCACGTAGCCAAGCACCCTGATGTCCACGTCGCGTAATGACCCGATCAGCCGGACATACGCTTCGGACTTCTCGGACCCGGGTCCGTTCCTCGGGTTAACGATGACCTCCCGGACCCGGGGAGCCGCGTCGATCACCGCTTGCCAGTAAGCCGAGTTGGGCGGAGCGACGTAGCCGGGGACCGCAATGTAGAGCTCCCCGGCCTCCACTGGCGGGGGGTCCGGAAAAGGGTCGTTGATCCCGCATCCGGCGGCCAGGCAAAGCAGGGCGGACGCCAGGGCGGCAGCAGCCGTGCGCCTGAGACGAAGCCCCGCAGCTGTCACCGCCGGCTCGCCAACACTCCCGGCGGCCTGATCAGGACGTTGTCCGCAGAGCTGTAGACGGGGTCGGTGAGGTGGAAGGAATCGATACTGTAGCGCTGCAACACTGCCAACACCTGTTCCGCAAGCGTGCCGGCATACTGCAGGTCCCTGCTGGTGGCCGTCTCGCAGAGGGTGATCCCCAGCCTCGCTTTGTACGCCGCCATCTTTGCCAGCTTCGGCCGGTATATGGCCGGTGCCAGGAACCGGCCGTCCGAGAGCACGTCATTCTCACCGAGGTAGCTGTCGCCAGGGCCCATTGTTGCGGAGCGGGCCAGGACGTCGTCGGGATCCCAGGCGTTCGCCAGCACATGCAGCCCCAGGGAGTGCACGTACTGCACCACCGCGTCGAACCGGGCGCGGGTCACCCCGTAGTCCGCGCCGGCACAGTCCAGGAGCATTCCACGGGCACCAAGCCCGCGCCAGGCATCGATGCGCTCGCGCAGATCGGCCAGGGAGTGGTGGGGTTCGCCGTCGCTGACGCCCAGTGTGACGTAGCCGTACGGTGCTCCGCCGCGGGCAGCCACTCCCGCCATGATGGGCGCTGCCAGGGGATCGCCTTCCTGGGTGGCGGTGTCGTCACCAAAAACCACCACACCGTAGCCATCGAAGGCGGCGACAGCCCGTGCCACGTCACCGCGGGCACCGTTGACATAGCTAGGCCAGCCGTAATAGATCGCGAACGGACGGATGGCCGCTGCCTGCTCCGGATGGCCCGTGGTGCCTGGTCCAGGCGTCGGGACTGCGGAATTCCGCACACCGAACTTCCAGGCCCTCATTTTGATGCCAGCTTATAGTCGTCGCCGCCGGCGTAGTCGAAGGCCCCCAGCCGGACGGGCTCGCGGCCCGCCTCCGTGATCTCCAACGTGCCGCTGCCCTTGGCGGCGTACGGGGGCAGTTCAACGGTGGCGCTGCCTCCATCGCTGGCGACGGCCGCTCCCAGGACAACGCCGTCGTTGTTGACGAGTTTCACGTCGGCACCCGCGGGTACACCGGTCAGTTGCAGGTGGTCATCCTCCACCACCCAGAAGTCCTGGAAGGAGGAGTAAAAGGGTGTCTGTACGGCCTGTACCTCGAGGTACGGCTGGTACGGGGCCTGGATGTTCATCTGGAGCTGATCGGAATGGAACACCTGTTCGTTGCCGAACCATAGTGTCAGCGTGCGCCGGCCGTCCGTTCGGAGGGTGACGTCCCGGGTGTCAGGCTCTTCCGGCGCCGGCTCGGTGCCCCAGTAGTAGATGAATGCCGCGTTCCTCAGGTGCCCTTCCATGTACCCCACCCTCCAGGACGTCATCCCGGCTGTACTGTCAGCCGACACCACGATGAAGTTAATCAGCCCGGTGACCTTGGTGGAGGCCGTCTGGACGGCGAAGACGGCCTGGCCGACCTCCGCGGGCGACTGAACCTGTCCTGGCTGTTTCGACATCCGCACGTGGAAGATGCTGGTCTCCGGATAGGCGTCATGGGTCACCGCAAAGTAGCCGCTGTGGGCCTCGGTCTCCGGGGGCGGGTCCACTCCTACTTGAAGGCCGCTGTCGGTGGCGCGTACGAATGCGAGGGCAGGGTCGGTGTCCCCATTGAACTCGTACCTGTCCTGCACCTCCCGGGCGGGGATGGCCTTGGTGAAGGGATCGTGGATGAGGGTGCCGTCTGCTGTCCGCAGCAACTGCCACTGGCCGGACGCTGCGATGGGTGCAGGGCCCTCCTGCATTGTCCTCGCGACAGTGATAGCTCCGCCTGTCAGCGCAAGGGCTGCGGCAACGGCAAGAATGGTCTTGGAGAACTTCATCAGAACGCCCTGAAATAGCTAAGGTCGAATTGACGGAACATGCGGAAGGCGGCCACCGTAGTGGCGACGGCGAACACCGCGGCGCCGGTCACCAGCCCGGTGATGGAGCCAAACAAGGGTTCGTACTGATAGGAGAGTGCCATTCCGGTGGCCAGCGATACCGCCGCCGCAAGCCACACGACAACTGCCGGCAGCGTGGCCCTGCCCAGACTGAACAGCTGACCGGCGTTGAAGGCCCCAATGCCCAACAACAGGTAACCAACCAGGGAGCCGGTGTACACGCCGCTGGCAAGCTGAAGGTGAACGGTGAGCAGGCTCGCCGTGGAGAGCCATTCAGCAGCAGCAAACAGCAGGGCACCACTCACCAGCCCAACAAGGAGGGTAATCACCAGGTGCCGGCGGTAAAACTTCAGCAGCACGCGATTGATTTCCGCGCTCCCGGAGACCAGATGCCCCCTCATCTCGCGACGAACAGTGGCGGGCAGAAGGTACCCGGCAGCAATCGCGTAGGTGAGGGTCGGAATAAGGACGAGAAGGCCCGTTCCTACACCGACCTGGTAGAGCCCGTTGTAGTGGAACGTCCCCATCCATAAACCTCCTGCGACCAGCTGGTCGACCACGAGGAGCACAAAGAAGCCTGTCCCATAGGCCCAGTAGGCACGGACGGAACGCGCCACGGGGCCAAACCGCGGTGGAAGGACGTGCCGGTTGTCCGTTGACGGGGCTTCGATACCGGCCGGCGGTGCGGCCAGCCGTCGCACAACCCGGATGTCAAACAGCACGGCCACAAGCACCGAGGTCCACAAGGCGGCGAACTGAACATATTGGGCCGTGTAGAGGTTGATGTAGTCCCCTGAGGTGATCCACAAACCACCGAGCACGGCAATCAGGCCGCCGGCAGAGGCTGCGATCACCACCTCAAGCAAGGCTTTGGCCAGATACAACGGCGAGAACGCCAGCAGCAGGATGCCAATCGAGATTCCGAAGAGCAGGAACGACCGGTTCGCGGCAGGTGTGTAGGCCTGCACCACGTACTCCAGGATCAGGTAGCTGCCACCCATGACCAGCAGCAGGACCGCCAACCCACCGCCTAACGTCCAACGCAACGCCCAGCGCAGCAGGGGTTCGCTGTGCTGCAGGGAATAGAACAGCCCCCTCCGCGCAAATGCCTGCATAAATCCGCCGGTCAGTATCAGCGCAGCGAACAAGGCCAGGCTAACGGTGGTGGAAAACATCTGCGGCGTGATCGTGGACCAAAAGGACACCCGGCCTATGACCAGCGCAAGCACAGCGACAATCCACGGCGCCGAGTAGAGCAGCGACTTGGCGAGCAGTCCCAGGCTCATCCGGTCGGGCCCGGGCGACGGCTCGGGGGGCTGGTCAACTGTTCCCACCGGGGGCTCATCCGCCGGCCCGCCGAAGAGAGGCAGAAGTGACGTCACTTTCTCCGCGAGCTCAAAGACATTTCGGCAGCCCAGCTCACGCGCCCGCTGGTCGCCATAGCCCAGGGTCGCCAGTATCACGGCCACTTCGAAGGCGTCTTGTGCCTGGCGGGTGCGGCCCGCAACGGACCGTGCCTCGGTGTGCAGGTCCGGGCCCAGCTCCTCCAGGTCCATGGTGAAGTCGGCGAGGACGGAGTCCTCAGGCAACATAGTCACTGACAACTCCTTCATAGAGCGCGCGGTAGGCCTCGAGGAAGCGCTCCTGGGAGAACAGGCTGACGGCGCGCTCGCGGAACTCCCTGCCGATGGCCTCACGTTCTTCATGGGTCTGCCGGAAGAGCGCCACCAGTGCGTCCGCCAGCGCCTGCGGATTCTGCGGCTCAACGAGCAATTCTGGCCGGTTCAATGCCTCAGGAACGCCGCCGACCGCCGTCGCGACGACCGGACGGCCAGTGGCCATGGCCTCAACAACGGTGTAGGGAAAGCCCTCGGACACCGAGCAGAGCACCACGACGTCGGACTCCTGATAGGCCCGGACCGGGTCCTTCGTCGACCCCTCGAACACGACATTGTCCTCAAGCCGCATGGTTGCCACTGCCAACCTGCAACGCTCCGCATAGCGGCGGTCATCGTCAGGGCCGTGGATGCGCAGGAGAATGTCAGGAACCTCCCGGCGGACCATATTGAGCGCAGTAATGAGCCCCAGCACGTCCTTGAGCGGTTCGATGCGTCCGACGTAGGCGATGGTGGGCCTGTCCAGCTGAACTGCCCTCGGGGCAAATTCATCCGGGTTGACGCCGTTATAAACCACCTGCATGCGGGCGGGTTCAGCACCCAGCTGGTACTCCCAACTGGTGTTGTACTCGCACACCGGCAGGACGATGTCGGCGTGCGCGTAGGCGCAACGCGCTATGGCCCGGTACAGATTGCCGAGCAGCACCTTCCGCAGGAGGGGGGTGTCGTTCCGGACCAGATGGAGAACACGTTCACGGACGTAAACCCCGTGCTCGGTGAGGAGCAGCGGGACGCCCTTGTGCAGTTTGGCGGCGAGAGCAGGCAGCGCGCAGAGGGCTGCACCGCTGGAATGCGCCACATCAACGTCGGGGAGGGGAACCGCCAGGGGCGTCAGGTAACGGTACAGGGAGCGCGCGAAGTCGATGGCGTCGGCCATCGAGATCCCTCGGAGTTGTTCATGCTCACTGAGCCTGGTGCGCACCAGCCGCCAGCATCTGGGGTCACGCAAGCCCTCATGCAGATCGTTGGTCTCGCAGTACTCCGCAATGTCGGCGATGGCAGCACCGAGTTCCCGCGGTTCGCGAGTTTCCAGCAGGTTCCGGACAACCTCCTCGTAGGCCGGCAGCAGCAGCTCCACAAAGGCCCGCTCCGGTGACCTTACTTTCCTGGGCCCCCATCGGATTCGCGTCGGCCGCCGGACGTACTCGTCCACCTTCTCCGTTCCCCACAGTGGAATGGGCACCACCCGTGTGTTGGCCGGGACGCTGAAGGCGGGAGCGACATCAGGGCTGCCGATGACCGCACCCACCACGAACTCGTGCTCGGGCAGGCCATTGACCAACTCATGAGCCCAGGTTGACACGCCGCCCTGGAAGTAGGGATACGTGCCTTCCGTCGTCAGCAGGATCCTCATGATGCCGTCTGGGCGCTCTCGACTTTAACGTGGGTCTGGTCCGCGACGTGCCGGGCCGCCTCGATGCACCGGGCAGCCTGGTCCAGCTCCTGCAGCTGGAGGAAGCATTTGGCCGCCGAGATCAATGCCTGGTGGGCCGCACCCGGACTGAGCTCGTCGCGCTCCGCCGCATGGTTGTAGGCTGCCGCGGCCCGGTAGAGCAAGTCCTCGCACTGCTCCGCCAGGCCCTGCAGCCGGGCCTGTTCGGCGGCCGTGCGGAACGCGATGGCGGCCCGTCCATGGCTGCCCTGCAGGGTCCGTGCCTCCGCCTCGCGGACGAAGCAGGCCATGGCCCTCTCGTGGGTACCCGACCGGGCCGCGGCACGGCCCTCTTCCCACATATCCGCGTCAGGGCTGATCCCGGGAATTTCGGGGCTGACAGCAGGACCGCTCTGCTCATCGATGAGACCGGGAAGCGCAGCAGCGGAGCCATTGCCCTTGCCGAACAGGCCCCTGCCGGGGTGCCGGGGTTTCTCCACCGTCGTCGGCCTCAAAGCGGCAGCGTGGGCCGTCCGGCCATCGGTTCCCGTTGACAGCTGAGTCATTTGATTTCCCCTGTCTGGAGCAACATATTTCATGGGCATGGGGGCGTCGCATCCGCTCCAGCGTCGCCAAGCCGCCGCCGGCGTTGTCCGCTGCGATCTGCCACCTCCAGGAGCACACTGTGAGGATGTCGACTGGCGCTGCGGCTGGCTTCCTTGCCGGTCCATCGTCGAGGGGTTTCACTTAGGGTCTCCTGCGAGCGGGGCTTCCAAAAGAATGCAGTTTCTGACGGTTCCCAGATCTCCAAAGTACGTGTTGACTCCCAGAAGAAGCACGAGTATGGGGTACTCTAAAAGCATTTTTGGGCTACTTGGGTCATTGGGACTGTCGCCGCAGTAGGGGGTTAGGTAGTTTGCCGCGGCGAGGCTCTCGGCCAACGGGCAGAACTTCCATAAGCCGTCCAAAACAAAGCAGCACCTCCGCCGGGCGGAGGTGCTGCTTGTGCTCTGATCGGCTGACGCCGAGGTCCGGCGGATGCCGAACCTGGTGGTTACGCGTTGGCCTTGATGGCGGCGGCCAGGACGTCCAGGCCGTCGTTCAGGAGTTCGTCCGTGATGACCAGCGGGGGCAGCAGGCGGATGACGTTGCCGTAGGTCCCGCAGGTGAGGATGATGACACCCTCCTTGAGGCAGGCTGCGGCCACGGCTTTGGTCAGCTCGGGGTTGGGTTCCGTCGATCCGGCCTGGACCAGCTCAATGGCCAGCATGGCACCGCGGCCGCGGATGTCGCCGATGACGGCAGCGCCGGAACCGGCAAGCTCATCCTGCAGTCCGCGCAGCCGTGCCGTGGCAAGGGCTTCGATGTGGCGCGCCCGGCCGGCCAGGTTGTACTCCTCCATGGAACCGATCGCGGCGAGTGCTGCCGCGCAGGCAACCGGGTTGCCGCCGTAGGTGCCGCCCAGGCCGCCCGGGTGGACGGCGTCGAGCAGGTCGGCGCGGCCGGTGATGGCGGACAGCGGCATGCCGCCGGCGATGCCCTTGGCCATGGTGATGATGTCAGGCACAACACCTTCGTGGTTGACGGCGAACCATTCGCCGGTGCGGCAGAAGCCGGACTGGACCTCGTCGGCGATGAAGACGACACCGTTCTCCTTGGCCCACGCGGCCAACGCCGGCAGGAAGCCCTCGGCCGGAACAATGAAGCCGCCCTCGCCCTGGATCGGCTCGATGATGATCGCAGCAACCTGGTCGCCGCCGATCTGCTTCTCGATCATGGTGATGGCGCGCTTGGCGGCCTCGGCACCCGTGATGGAGGGGTTCTCCTCGCGGTACGGGTAGCTCATCGGCATGCGGTAGACCTCGGGCGCGAACGGGCCGAAGTTGGTTTTGTACGGCATGGCCTTGGCGGTCAGTGCCATGGTCAGGTTGGTGCGGCCGTGGTAGGCGTGGTCAAAGGCGACGACGGCGTCCCTGCCGGTGGCCAGGCGGGCCACCTTAACGGCGTTCTCCACTGCCTCCGCGCCGGAGTTGAACAGTACCGTGCGCTTCTCGTGGTCACCCGGCGTCAGGCGGTTGAGCTGCTCCGCGAGCGCTACGTAGCTTTCGTACGGCGTGACCATAAAACAGGTGTGGGTGAAGTGCTCAACGGCCTCCTTCACGGCCCCCACGACGGCGGGATCGGACGCCCCGACGCTGGTCACCGCGATGCCCGAGCCGAGGTCGATGAAGGAGTTGCCGTCGACGTCGTGGATGATGCCGCCGTCGGCGTCCGAAACATAAACGGGGACTGCGGAGGCGACGCCGGCAGCAACCACTGCCTTGCGGCGTTCGGTCAGGGCCACGGACTTGGGCCCCGGGAAGTCCGCCTGGACGCGGCGCTTCTGCTCAAGGCGGAAGGTGATTTCGCTTGCGGTGGTGGTCATGGAGAAGCCTTTCTTTAAAGCTGGGGGTGAGGCGTAAGGGGAAGGAAGCTGGTCAGGCGCCTGCGTTATGCATCTGTTCTATGCGTCGAGCGCAGACATCACATGCTTGATGCGCGTGTAGTCCTCAACCCCGTACATGGACAGGTCCTTGCCGTAGCCGGACTGCTTGAAGCCGCCGTGGGGCATTTCGGCGGTGAGGAGAATGTGCGTGTTGATCCAGACGGCACCGAAGTCCAGGTCGCGGCTGAGGCGCATGGCCGTGCCGTGGTTGGACGTCCAGACGCTGGAGGCCAGGGCGTAGTCGACGTCATTCGCCAGCTCCACTGCCTCTTCCTCGGTGCTGAACCTCTGCACCGTGATGACCGGGCCGAACGTTTCCTTCTGGACGATGTCATCCGTCTGCTTCGCGCCGGTGACAATGGTGGGCTCAAAGAAGAAGCCCTTCTCCCCCGCACGGTGGCCGCCAATTTCAATCCTGCAGTTGTCCGGCAGGTGCTCGACGACGGAACTCACCTGGTTGAAGTGGTTCACATTGTTCAGCGGGCCGAAGTAGTTGTCCTCGTCATTCTGCGAACCGGTGTGGAGGGTTTTGGTGTGTTCCACCATGGCCGCCACAACGTCGTCGTGGACTGAATCCTCCACCAGCACGCGCGTGATGGCCGTGCAGTCCTGCCCGGCGTTGAAGAAGGCGAACTCGGCGATGGCCGCTGCGCTCTTCTTGATATCCGCGTCCTTGAACACAATGGCGGGCGCCTTGCCGCCGAGTTCCAGGTGCGCGCGCTTGAGGCCCTTGGCAGCACCGGAAGCGACGGCGATGCCGGCGCGGACAGAACCGGTGATGGATACCAGGCCGGGAACCTTGTGCTCCACCATCATGGCGCCGGTTTCGCCTGTGCCCAGCACAACGTTCAGCACGCCGGCCGGGAGGATTTCCCCTGCCAGGCGAGCCAGCACCAGGGTGGATTCGGGGGTGGTGTCCGACGGCTTGAGGACAACAGTGTTGCCCGCGGCCAGGGCGGGGCCGATCTTCCAGATAGCCATCAGGAAGGGGTAGTTCCACGGGGCCACCTGGGCTACCACACCGATGGGTTCGCGGCGGACGTAGGAGGTGTGGCCCTCGAAGTATTCCCCGGCGGACTTGCCTTCCAGAATGCGGGCGGCGCCGGCGAAGAAGCGGAGCTGGTCGGCGCCGGCTGCCACTTCCTCGGACGCGATGAGTGAGCGCACCTGGCCGGTGTTGCGGTGCTGCGCCTCCACCAGTTCGTCGCTGTTGGCCTCAACGGCGTCGGCGAGCTTGAGCAGCATCAGCTGGCGCTGGCCCGGAGTGACGTGCTTCCAGGTCAGGAAGGCATCCTTGGCGGCGGACATGGCGGCATCAACATCGGCCTGCCCGGAGATGGGCGACTGCGCCACTACCTCACCGTTGGTGGGATTGACGATGTCCAGCAGGCCGCTGCCGGCCGGGGTGACGAACTCACCGTTAATGAAGTTCTGCAAGGTTTGAACCACGGTGTGCAACCTCTTTCTTAGGGACCATCGGCCGCGAAGCCAATGGATGCGACTGCCTCGAGCCTATGCCAGCGCCTATTGCCATGGAATAGCCACCTGCACACCTTTGGTCCGATAGTTTAGTGCGGTTGCCCAGCGCCGGACTATCCTTGGGAGATGGCCATTTCCCTTGCTGCCCTCCTGGGTGTGAACTCCCTGAACCTGACCAAAGCCGGCGTCGCCGAAACCACCTGGCACCAGGACATCAACTGGGTGGCAGTCACCGAACTGGAAGACCCCCAGCGCTTCATCAATGGCGGCGAACTGGTGCTCACCACGGGGCTGCGGCTGCGGTCAGCGCCGGAGCAGCGGCGGTTTGTCCGCCAGGTCCAGCGTGCCGGGGCTGTGGGCATCGGATTCGGCATTGGCCTCTCGCACGACGTCGTCCCGCCGGCCATGGTTGCCGAGGCCAACCGGTGGGGGCTGCCCATGGTGGAGGTTCCCTATGAGACACCGTTCATAGCCATCGGCAAGCTGGTGGCCGATGCCCAGTCCGCGGACCACTATGCCAAGCTGGAGCGCCTGATTGCCGGGCACCAGGTCCTGGCCCGCGCGCTCCTCACCGGCGGCGGCCTCACCGAACTGCTGAAGCACCTGGGCGGAATGCTGCGGACCGATATTGCCCTCACCCAGTTCACGGCACAGCTGTACAACAGCAGCAAGAGCCACCCCTCCGCCGATACATGGGGGTCCTTCCCCATCCCCACCGGGCGGCGGGACGCCTGCACGCTCTGGGTCAGGCAGCCCTTCGAGGACTCGGGCATCATCGGCTACGCGCAGAACCTCATCAGCGTTGAGCTGAACAACATGGTCAAGCAGCGCCAGGCGCAGCGGGCCTTATGCGGGCAGGTGCTGGAGGACGTTATCCACGGTGCCCTGGAAACCAGCGAGGCCCAGCGCCGGCTGGCTGGCATCGGCGTCAACAGCACGCGTAAGAACGTGGTGCTGCTGGCTGTCTCCGCCGCCCACCACAAGGCCTTGGTGAGCACCTCAGTGCCGCAGCAGCTGGAGAATGTGGTGACGGCCGTCGTCGGGAAGGACCTGGTGCTTGTTATCAACGACGACGGCAGCGGAGCGCCTGCCCTCGCCCGGAAGCTCAGCGACCACCTGGCCGAGGCCGGAATCCACGCAACCACGGGCATCGGCGGGGCATACACCAAGCCGAACGGCCTGCGCTGGAGCTACTTCGAGGCCAGGGACGCGGCGAGCCATGGGCTGCCCGTCAACGAACCGGAACGGCTGAGCCTCACGTCGCTCCTGCTGGCGAGCGAGGACGTTCCGCTGGCCGACATGGCCAACGAATCCCTGAACCCGCTCCGGACGTTCGATTCCGCCCACGGTGCGGAGCTGATGACCACGCTGGAAAGCTACCTGAACAACAACGGCTCGGTTGCCGCCGTCGCCGAAGCCCTGACCCTGCACCGCAACACCGTCCGCTACCGCCTTGCCCAGATCACCGAGCTCACCGGCTACGACCCTTCCGTCACCGCCGACCGCGTGCAGTTGTGGCTTGCCCTGGCGGTCGCCAAACTGGGCGCACGCCAAGGGAAATAGCCCCCAGTTCGTGGGCCGCGCTTAGTGCACCCCGGCCTTGAGCCGCTTCTGCGACTTCTTCCGGGCCTTCCGGTACTTTGATTCGGCGTCGGCGGCGAGCTCCACCTGCCGCGTGCGGAGCTCGACGAAGAGCGAAGCGACGGGTTCGGGAAGATCCGGGACTCCGCCCAGCTTGCCCAGCAGGTCCCGGGCCAGGATGCTGTCGCGGAACTCGCCCAGGATCTTCTGCTGCCGGTGCGCGGCCTTGGCTACCTTGGCCGCCCGCTTCCCGCTGACCGGGCCCAACGACTCTGCCACGTGCCGAAGCCGTTTGGCGTCCTTGCGCACCTGATGCAGGGCGCTTTCATGCTGCGCTCCCCGCCGGGCACCCTTGGCCGCCTTCTGCGAGCGCCGGAGCCGTTTGACCGCCTTGGCCACCAGCTTGCCGCCCACCTTGCGCCCTGAAACCGCTCCCTCCGGCCGCAGGGGTGGACTGTCGCGGAAGGCTTCAAGGTCATCGAGCAGCCGGAAATAGCGCTCCGAGGCCAGCACGTCCATCACTTTCCGGTATCCGTCGTCGAACGTCCCGCCGAGCTCCTGCTCCACCCGGTCCTTGACCGCCGTTGCAGC is a window encoding:
- a CDS encoding gamma-aminobutyraldehyde dehydrogenase; the protein is MVQTLQNFINGEFVTPAGSGLLDIVNPTNGEVVAQSPISGQADVDAAMSAAKDAFLTWKHVTPGQRQLMLLKLADAVEANSDELVEAQHRNTGQVRSLIASEEVAAGADQLRFFAGAARILEGKSAGEYFEGHTSYVRREPIGVVAQVAPWNYPFLMAIWKIGPALAAGNTVVLKPSDTTPESTLVLARLAGEILPAGVLNVVLGTGETGAMMVEHKVPGLVSITGSVRAGIAVASGAAKGLKRAHLELGGKAPAIVFKDADIKKSAAAIAEFAFFNAGQDCTAITRVLVEDSVHDDVVAAMVEHTKTLHTGSQNDEDNYFGPLNNVNHFNQVSSVVEHLPDNCRIEIGGHRAGEKGFFFEPTIVTGAKQTDDIVQKETFGPVITVQRFSTEEEAVELANDVDYALASSVWTSNHGTAMRLSRDLDFGAVWINTHILLTAEMPHGGFKQSGYGKDLSMYGVEDYTRIKHVMSALDA
- a CDS encoding spherulation-specific family 4 protein; this translates as MTAAGLRLRRTAAAALASALLCLAAGCGINDPFPDPPPVEAGELYIAVPGYVAPPNSAYWQAVIDAAPRVREVIVNPRNGPGSEKSEAYVRLIGSLRDVDIRVLGYVETGYGDRDPDVVTEDIEHWRDWYDVDNVFLDEVTTRAADMDTYADYAATVHDAGGIVVLNPGLPPDPGYFEFADAIVTFEDPVDAYFNGRDPPDWLSTETRGELWHIVIGAPQDRLADIVDRARQLGVDQIYVTDDAEPNPYDTLPGFWSAKLDAIQE
- a CDS encoding PucR family transcriptional regulator, producing the protein MAISLAALLGVNSLNLTKAGVAETTWHQDINWVAVTELEDPQRFINGGELVLTTGLRLRSAPEQRRFVRQVQRAGAVGIGFGIGLSHDVVPPAMVAEANRWGLPMVEVPYETPFIAIGKLVADAQSADHYAKLERLIAGHQVLARALLTGGGLTELLKHLGGMLRTDIALTQFTAQLYNSSKSHPSADTWGSFPIPTGRRDACTLWVRQPFEDSGIIGYAQNLISVELNNMVKQRQAQRALCGQVLEDVIHGALETSEAQRRLAGIGVNSTRKNVVLLAVSAAHHKALVSTSVPQQLENVVTAVVGKDLVLVINDDGSGAPALARKLSDHLAEAGIHATTGIGGAYTKPNGLRWSYFEARDAASHGLPVNEPERLSLTSLLLASEDVPLADMANESLNPLRTFDSAHGAELMTTLESYLNNNGSVAAVAEALTLHRNTVRYRLAQITELTGYDPSVTADRVQLWLALAVAKLGARQGK
- the rarD gene encoding EamA family transporter RarD, which translates into the protein MPEWNICPATGVNGSVPTPHGSASSPAASAPVQNPGTGPGKPATSVTPGLKAVDKETTAGVLYGIAAYGAWGLLPLYFLALMPANAVEIVANRVVWSLLFCVLLITATRSWAALRGAFRDRSVFGTLAIAAALIAVNWLTYTYGVTTGQAVEASLGYFINPLVSVLLGVFVLKEKLRPLQWAAVGIGFVAVVVLTVSYGKLPWIALTLAVSFGLYGFVKKRVGPRVDAVTSLSIETMVLAPLAAATMVFLAVSGSATLTSEGTGHFWLLVASGVITAVPLLFFGASARRLPMTTIGLLQYFAPVLQFVVAVAVFQEAMTVDRWIGFGVVWLALLVLTVDMLGAARKNSVARKLAHA
- the pelF gene encoding GT4 family glycosyltransferase PelF, which translates into the protein MRILLTTEGTYPYFQGGVSTWAHELVNGLPEHEFVVGAVIGSPDVAPAFSVPANTRVVPIPLWGTEKVDEYVRRPTRIRWGPRKVRSPERAFVELLLPAYEEVVRNLLETREPRELGAAIADIAEYCETNDLHEGLRDPRCWRLVRTRLSEHEQLRGISMADAIDFARSLYRYLTPLAVPLPDVDVAHSSGAALCALPALAAKLHKGVPLLLTEHGVYVRERVLHLVRNDTPLLRKVLLGNLYRAIARCAYAHADIVLPVCEYNTSWEYQLGAEPARMQVVYNGVNPDEFAPRAVQLDRPTIAYVGRIEPLKDVLGLITALNMVRREVPDILLRIHGPDDDRRYAERCRLAVATMRLEDNVVFEGSTKDPVRAYQESDVVVLCSVSEGFPYTVVEAMATGRPVVATAVGGVPEALNRPELLVEPQNPQALADALVALFRQTHEEREAIGREFRERAVSLFSQERFLEAYRALYEGVVSDYVA
- the gabT gene encoding 4-aminobutyrate--2-oxoglutarate transaminase — encoded protein: MTTTASEITFRLEQKRRVQADFPGPKSVALTERRKAVVAAGVASAVPVYVSDADGGIIHDVDGNSFIDLGSGIAVTSVGASDPAVVGAVKEAVEHFTHTCFMVTPYESYVALAEQLNRLTPGDHEKRTVLFNSGAEAVENAVKVARLATGRDAVVAFDHAYHGRTNLTMALTAKAMPYKTNFGPFAPEVYRMPMSYPYREENPSITGAEAAKRAITMIEKQIGGDQVAAIIIEPIQGEGGFIVPAEGFLPALAAWAKENGVVFIADEVQSGFCRTGEWFAVNHEGVVPDIITMAKGIAGGMPLSAITGRADLLDAVHPGGLGGTYGGNPVACAAALAAIGSMEEYNLAGRARHIEALATARLRGLQDELAGSGAAVIGDIRGRGAMLAIELVQAGSTEPNPELTKAVAAACLKEGVIILTCGTYGNVIRLLPPLVITDELLNDGLDVLAAAIKANA